The genomic region AGGTCGAGGTGACCGCCGCGCCCGAGCGCATCCGCGCCGCCGAGCGGGTGGTGGTGCCGGGCCAGGGGGCGCTTGCCGACTGCATGCGCAATCTCGCCGCGAGCGGCGCGCGCGAGGCGGTGCTCGAGGCGGTGCGCGCGAAACCCTTTCTCGGGATCTGCGTCGGCATGCAGATGCTGTTCGAGCGCGGCGAGGAGGGCGACGCCGAGGGGCTCGGCGTCTTTCCGGGCGACGTTCCGCGCTTTGCCGGCGACGCGATGCGCGGCCTCAAGGTGCCGCACATGGGCTGGAACGAGGTCTCGCAGGTGCGCCCGCACGCGCTCTTTGCCGGAATCCCCGACCGGGCGCGGTTCTATTTCGTGCACAGCTTTTACCCGCGGCCGGCGCACGCAGACCTTGCCGCCGCGGTCTGCGAATACGGCATTCGCTTTACCTGCGCGGTGGCGCGGGATAACATCTTCGCCGTGCAGTTTCATCCCGAGAAGAGCCAGGCTGC from Dehalococcoidia bacterium harbors:
- the hisH gene encoding imidazole glycerol phosphate synthase subunit HisH, encoding VEVTAAPERIRAAERVVVPGQGALADCMRNLAASGAREAVLEAVRAKPFLGICVGMQMLFERGEEGDAEGLGVFPGDVPRFAGDAMRGLKVPHMGWNEVSQVRPHALFAGIPDRARFYFVHSFYPRPAHADLAAAVCEYGIRFTCAVARDNIFAVQFHPEKSQAAGLRLLSNFVQWRP